A region from the Lolium perenne isolate Kyuss_39 chromosome 4, Kyuss_2.0, whole genome shotgun sequence genome encodes:
- the LOC127297251 gene encoding uncharacterized protein, with amino-acid sequence MAEEFELPEFNPRERAKQQISVPFLWEVKPGAPKRDWAISKPAPPVFSSCPSPLKLVVSVPFQWEEKPGKPLQINSPLHVPSDHHAGFLASPYSLNPFVAEGEEEYTLGFDLEAFGFPDDNKASGIAEYTDGSSRRGTWYSFSDSEDYSNSSGNTSARESQFPRAPSEQSWEVANDDDHQQIKPRSPPRSAFTLEELMMLSRKLGCGQGFSTDDVRKKSLSSSTPSSVELIKKFLIVCS; translated from the exons ATGGCCGAGGAGTTTGAGCTTCCTGAATTCAACCCAAGGGAGCGCGCCAAGCAGCAGATTTCAGTCCCATTTCTCTGGGAGGTGAAGCCTGGCGCGCCGAAGAGGGACTGGGCGATCTCCAAGCCAGCGCCGCCAGTCTTCTCATCATGTCCATCCCCGCTCAAGCTCGTCGTCAGTGTGCCATTCCAGTGGGAAGAGAAGCCCGGGAAGCCTCTACAAATCAATTCACCTCTTCATGTGCCGTCTGATCATCATGCAGGCTTCTTAGCATCTCCCTACTCGCTGAACCCTTTTGTTGCTGAAGGTGAGGAAGAGTACACGCTGGGGTTTGATCTGGAAGCCTTCGGGTTTCCTGACGACAACAAGGCATCCGGTATAGCAGAATACACGGACGGGTCGAGTCGCCGTGGCACCTGGTACTCGTTTTCAGACTCAGAAGACTACAGCAACTCCAGCGGGAACACTTCAGCCCGGGAGTCTCAGTTCCCCCGGGCGCCCTCGGAGCAGAGCTGGGAGGTGGCCAACGACGATGATCATCAGCAGATCAAGCCGCGGAGCCCTCCGAGGAGCGCGTTCACGTTGGAGGAGCTGATGATGCTGAGCCGCAAGCTGGGCTGTGGACAAGGTTTCTCGACTGATGATGTCAGGAAGaagagcctctcctcctccacgccgtcCTCAGTG GAACTCATCAAGAAGTTTTTAATTGTGTGTTCTTGA
- the LOC127297252 gene encoding uncharacterized protein isoform X1: MLATPTMASKVQSPVSCTGPSPAKPTPPTPGSADEMRAVARKFADQPLQNPEPGVWAVLTAISQNARHRPEGMNILLSADEHILGRTVENPRFRISALAVSGKHCRIYRDTALEELRRDEPVPVYFKDTSTNGTYVNWKKFTKKSPPVKLNHGDIISFSSAPHIEASYAFVYREVNAVSCVGNGTTALKRKSGEIGSENKRLKGLGIGSSDGPVSLDDVRRLEKSNAELREQLEAHVVTIETLRTERKIAEAEHEKELKEIKETTSSSYLDQTKSLQLALEEKQKQLDSFSTSNTELQNSVKDLNERLSASKQSRSDADEIINSQKTNICELEEQLSDERNMRIEERDKAAEDLKSAVHKVQAEAEDKMKKQTEVYLKQQREQKEFITKLQEAEKETRLLVETLRSKLEDSRESLVISEKKVRELETQLQDEQLVSANNQKKSDNLETELRKLKKELEHEKQAAREEAWAKVSSLELEVAATMRDLELEKRRYQGARERVILRETQLRAFYSTTEEISSLFAKQQEQLKAMQRTLEDEENYESTLMGLDLNEVPLANVTSDDARVKPVDYVKDSVEASGENTQASGHSSSDEDADMTEQQDGGTRVEGGTQDLECTTPERSVEKLGYDSHGDRAATATEQVPTDTEQFPETESQAGIAGCNDQNSINSVMAGDTMQLEDDVQVQENEESNLIPKDGGQPLVNEEQQSLTLKDGIGQCSEEKREGDCSESKREDTQTGTIRTADLLASELAGSWAVDTGPSVNGENESPCSSGGDPRGEQDDDVGERAAADALTSLVNSDGHSAGSQTNVADRRVINHMIGLLNPEKKLPGSGAGDDDSTSDDDDETQEGSETGDDSEAMVEDSVG; encoded by the exons ATGTTGGCGACGCCGACGATGGCGTCCAAGGTCCAGTCGCCCGTCTCCTGCACGGGGCCGTCGCCGGCCAAGCCCACGCCGCCCACGCCGGGGTCCGCCGACGAGATGCGCGCCGTGGCGCGCAAGTTCGCCGACCAGCCGCTCCAGAACCCGGAGCCCGGCGTCTGGGCCGTCCTCACGGCCATCTCCCAGAACGCCCGCCACCGCCCCGAG GGGATGAACATCCTGTTGAGTGCCGACGAGCACATCCTAGGCCGCACAGTCGAGAACCCCCGCTTTAGGATTTCTGCTCTGGCAGTCAGTGGGAAGCATTGCAGGATATATAGGGACACTGCGCTGGAGGAGCTGAGACGCGACGAGCCTGTGCCTGTTTACTTCAAGGACACAAG CACGAATGGCACATACGTCAACTGGAAAAAGTTCACCAAAAAATCACCTCCGGTCAAGCTTAATCATGGGGACATCATATCATTTTCCTCAGCTCCTCATATCG AGGCCTCGTATGCATTCGTCTATCGCGAAGTTAATGCAGTCAGTTGCGTAGGGAATGGTACTACCGCTCTTAAAAGAAAGTCAG GGGAGATTGGTTCTGAAAACAAGAGGCTGAAGGGTCTTGGCATCGGTTCTTCTGATGGTCCTGTTTCACTAGATGATGTTCGAAGACTAGAAAAATCTAATGCT GAGCTCAGGGAACAACTTGAGGCACATGTTGTCACAATTGAGACATTAAGAACTGAAAGAAAAATAGCTGAAGCGGAGCATGAAAAG GAACTGAAAGAGATCAAAGAAACTACATCATCTTCTTATCTCGACCAGACTAAATCTCTTCAGTTAGCACTAGAGGAGAAACAAAAACAACTAGATTCTTTTAGTACATCAAATACAGAGTTACAGAACTCCGTAAAAGATCTGAATGAGAGGCTTAGTGCATCTAAACAATCACGTTCTGATGCTGATGAGATAATTAACAG CCAGAAGACAAATATATGCGAGCTTGAGGAACAACTAAGCGATGAGAGAAACATGAGAATAGAGGAGCGTGATAAGGCTGCAGAGGACCTTAAATCTGCAGTGCATAAAGTACAAGCAGAGGCTGAAGACAAAATGAAGAAACAGACTGAGGTTTACCTTAAACAGCAAAGGGAACAGAAAGAGTTCATTACCAAGCTTCAG GAAGCAGAAAAGGAGACACGTTTACTCGTGGAAACGTTAAGGTCCAAGCTG GAAGACTCTCGTGAAAGCCTCGTAATATCTGAGAAGAAAGTGCGAGAGCTGGAAACTCAACTCCAGGATGAGCAGCTTGTATCTGCTAACAATCAAAAG AAATCTGATAATCTGGAAACCGAACTGAGGAAACTCAAGAAAGAGCTTGAACATGAGAAG CAGGCTGCTCGGGAAGAAGCGTGGGCAAAGGTTTCatcacttgagcttgaagtagctgCTACAATGAGAGATCTGGAACTTGAAAAGCGTAGATATCAAGGGGCCAGAGAAAGAGTTATTTTACG AGAGACCCAACTGCGTGCTTTCTATTCAACTACGGAAGAGATCTCTTCTCTATTTGCAAAACAGCAGGAACAGCTTAAAGCTATGCAGAGAACTTTAGAGGATGAAGAGAATTACGAGAGCACATTGATGGGTCTTGATCTTAATGAAGTACCACTAGCAAATGTGACCTCTGATGATGCCCGTGTAAAGCCAGTAGACTACGTAAAAGATTCAGTGGAAGCTTCTGGTGAGAATACCCAGGCAAGTGGACATAGTTCTAGTGATGAAGATGCTGACATGACCGAGCAGCAGGATGGTGGTACCAGAGTTGAAGGGGGCACTCAAGACCTAGAGTGCACTACTCCTGAAAGGTCAGTGGAGAAACTAGGGTATGATTCCCATGGTGATCGTGCTGCTACAGCTACTGAGCAAGTGCCGACTGATACCGAGCAATTTCCGGAGACAGAAAGCCAAGCCGGTATTGCTGGCTGCAATGATCAAAATTCCATCAACAGCGTTATGGCAGGAGATACTATGCAGCTAGAGGATGACGTGCAGGTACAAGAAAACGAGGAATCTAACTTGATCCCCAAAGATGGAGGGCAGCCATTAGTAAACGAGGAACAACAATCTTTAACCCTCAAAGATGGCATTGGCCAGTGTTCTGAAGAAAAACGTGAGGGCGACTGCTCTGAGAGCAAACGTGAGGACACACAAACTGGAACTATTCGCACAGCTGATCTGCTGGCCTCAGAACTTGCCGGTAGCTGGGCAGTGGATACAGGACCATCCGTCAATGGGGAGAATGAATCTCCGTGCAGCTCAGGTGGTGATCCCCGTGGAGAACAGGATGATGACGTAGGAGAACGAGCAGCTGCTGATGCTTTGACCAGTTTGGTGAACTCTGATGGCCATTCAGCTGGTAGCCAGACTAATGTTGCTGATCGGCGTGTTATTAATCATATGATTGGACTTCTTAATCCTGAAAAGAAGCTCCCAGGAAGTGGCGCAGGAGATGATGATTCAacgtctgatgatgatgatgagactCAGGAAGGCAGCGAGACAGGGGATGACAGTGAAGCCATGGTTGAGGATTCTGTTGGGTAG
- the LOC127297250 gene encoding uncharacterized protein produces MSPSRRSLAPPALALAVALLAALHWPGAGAATAAERRFLLDFKSVITADPDAVLASWTPTGDPCTDYAGITCDPSTGAVQRLRLHGSMLAGPLSPSLARLPSLESLSLFGNALSGGIPATFSTLAPTLHKLNLSRNALTGEIPGFLGAFPWLRLLDLSHNALSGEIPPRLFAPCPRLRYVSLAHNALTGPIPPALATCPRLAGFDLSYNRLSGALPDRLCAPPELSYVSVRSNALSGEVSAKLTTCRSIDLLDLAGNRFSGPAPFSLLGLVNITYFNVSSNAFDGQIPTITTCGTKFSYFDASGNRLSGPVPGSLANCASLRVLDLGANSLAGDIPPAFGTMRSLSELRLAGNAGITGSIPAELGGIEMLVTLDLAGLAITGDIPGSLSNCKFLLDLNLSGNKLQGVIPDTLNNLTYLRTLDLHRNQLDGAIPVSLAQLTHLDLLDLSENRLTGQISPDLGNLSKLTHFNVSFNGLSGAIPSVPLLQNFGFTAFMGNPLLCGLPLNNLCSGGVHRPRRLSVAVIIVIVAAALILVGICIVCAMNIKAYTRRSKEEQEGKEEEAVLVSESTPMGSPGQNAIIGKLVLFTKSLPSRYEDWETGTKALVDKDCLVGGGSVGTVYKATFENGSSIAVKKLETLGRVTNQDEFEHEMGQLGNLNHPNLVIFQGYYWSSSMQLILSEFMTKGSLYDHLHGNRRRSSSRGDGGELSWERRFNIVLGTARALAYLHHDCRPQVLHLNIKSSNIMLDEEYEAKLSDYGFGKLLPILGSFELSRFHAASGYIAPELASPSLRYNDKSDVFSFGVVLLEIVTGRKPVDSPGAAEAVVLHDYVREILEEGTKSVCFDRRLRGFIEAELVQVLKLGLVCTSNTPSSRPSMSEVVQFLESVRTNS; encoded by the exons ATGAGCCCCAGCCGGCGATCCCTCGCGCCGCCGGCGCTGGCTCTGGCCGTGGCGCTTCTAGCAGCGCTGCATTGGCCGGGCGCAGGCGCGGCCACGGCGGCGGAGCGGCGGTTCCTGCTGGACTTCAAATCGGTCATCACGGCGGACCCGGACGCGGTGCTCGCCTCCTGGACGCCAACCGGCGACCCGTGCACCGACTACGCGGGAATCACCTGCGACCCCTCCACCGGCGCCGTccagcgcctccgcctccacggctCCATGCTCGCCGGCCCACTCTCCCCCTCCCTCGCGCGCCTCCCATCCCTCGAGtccctctccctcttcggcaacGCGCTCTCCGGCGGCATCCCCGCCACCTTCTCCACCCTCGCCCCCACGCTCCACAAGCTCAACCTCAGCCGCAACGCGCTCACGGGCGAGATCCCGGGCTTCCTCGGCGCCTTCCCGTGGCTCCGCCTGCTCGACCTCTCCCACAACGCCCTCTCCGGCGAGATCCCCCCCAGGCTCTTCGCCCCCTGCCCGCGCCTCCGCTACGTCTCCCTCGCCCACAACGCGCTCACCGGCCCCATCCCTCCAGCCCTCGCCACCTGCCCCCGCCTCGCGGGCTTCGACCTCTCCTACAACCGCCTCTCCGGGGCCCTCCCCGACCGCCTCTGCGCGCCGCCCGAGCTGAGCTACGTCTCCGTCCGCAGCAACGCGCTCTCCGGCGAGGTGTCAGCCAAACTCACCACCTGCCGCAGCATCGACCTGCTCGACCTCGCCGGCAACCGCTTCTCCGGACCCGCGCCCTTCTCCCTCCTCGGACTCGTCAACATCACCTACTTCAACGTCTCCTCCAACGCCTTCGACGGCCAAATCCCCACCATCACAACCTGCGGCACCAAGTTCTCCTACTTCGACGCGTCGGGGAACCGGCTCTCCGGCCCGGTTCCCGGGAGCCTGGCGAACTGCGCCAGCCTCCGGGTGCTGGATTTGGGGGCGAATAGTCTCGCCGGGGACATACCGCCGGCGTTCGGGACTATGCGGTCGCTCTCCGAGCTCAGGCTCGCCGGCAATGCGGGCATTACCGGCTCGATTCCCGCCGAGCTTGGGGGGATCGAGATGCTCGTCACGCTCGACCTTGCCGGTCTTGCTATCACCGGGGACATTCCGGGGTCACTGAGCAACTGCAAGTTCCTGCTTGACCT GAATTTGTCTGGCAACAAGTTGCAAGGGGTGATCCCGGACACGCTCAACAACCTGACTTACCTGAGGACGCTCGATCTCCACAGGAACCAACTCGACGGTGCCATCCCGGTGTCGCTTGCGCAGCTCACACACCTTGATCTCCTGGACCTCTCGGAGAACCGACTGACCGGGCAAATCTCCCCAGACCTCGGGAACCTCTCTAAGCTGACACATTTCAACGTGTCCTTCAACGGCCTCTCCGGCGCCATCCCTTCGGTTCCACTCTTGCAGAATTTCGGGTTCACGGCCTTCATGGGAAACCCGTTGCTATGCGGATTGCCATTGAACAATCTGTGCAGTGGTGGTGTGCATCGGCCAAGGCGATTGTCTGTCGCTGTCATAATCGTCATTGTCGCTGCAGCCCTTATACTTGTTGGGATATGCATTGTTTGCGCTATGAACATTAAGGCCTATACAAGGAGGagcaaggaggagcaggaagggaaggaggaggaggcggtgctGGTCTCTGAGAGCACGCCGATGGGGTCTCCAGGCCAGAATGCCATCATTGGGAAGTTGGTGCTTTTCACCAAGAGCTTGCCTTCGAGGTACGAAGATTGGGAGACAGGAACTAAGGCGCTGGTTGACAAAGACTGCCTTGTTGGTGGAGGGTCAGTCGGGACGGTGTACAAGGCCACCTTCGAGAACGGTTCGTCCATTGCTGTGAAGAAGTTGGAGACACTTGGAAGGGTGACAAACCAGGATGAGTTTGAGCATGAGATGGGCCAGCTCGGCAACCTCAACCACCCCAATCTGGTCATTTTCCAAGGTTACTACTGGTCGTCGTCGATGCAGTTGATTCTGTCAGAGTTCATGACCAAAGGGAGCTTGTATGACCACCTCCATGGGAACCGTCGTAGAAGCAGCAGCAGAGGTGATGGAGGTGAGCTCTCCTGGGAGAGGAGATTCAACATTGTACTCGGAACGGCGCGTGCACTTGCATATCTCCACCATGACTGCCGGCCACAAGTCTTGCATCTCAACATCAAGTCCTCCAACATTATGTTGGATGAAGAATATGAAGCCAAGTTGTCTGATTATGGATTTGGAAAGCTGTTGCCTATTCTGGGTAGCTTTGAACTGAGTAGATTTCATGCTGCCAGTGGGTACATTGCCCCGGAGCTAGCATCCCCGAGCTTGAGATACAACGATAAGAGCGATGTATTTAGCTTTGGGGTGGTATTGCTTGAGATCGTGACAGGGCGGAAGCCAGTGGACAGTCCCGGGGCTGCTGAAGCGGTGGTTTTGCATGATTACGTTAGAGAGATACTGGAGGAGGGAACTAAATCAGTCTGCTTTGACCGGAGACTGAGGGGTTTCATTGAAGCTGAGTTGGTCCAAGTGCTCAAATTAGGCCTGGTATGCACTTCCAACACACCATCAAGCCGACCAAGCATGTCGGAGGTGGTGCAGTTCTTGGAATCTGTTAGAACTAATTCTTGA
- the LOC127297253 gene encoding bZIP transcription factor 29 produces the protein MERVGEARAAALMQQQQQLQVQVQQGMSPLQMAATFGAEHPAPAATAKPRAAGLPPTPPTSFNGQRGDVCMEDSSSRKSPAPAAPPAHRRSRSDVPFAGYFPPSSSQQHQLLPQPKTEAGGWGNDGDDLFNSYLNLDNLDALNSSPDSRGSSAKACSSENDDSEECAAAGIRGWADGAGVKRNAAGEPAAGRHARSLSMDSLMGRLNFSGAGGASNGGGGAGTMFSLEFGSGEFTPAEMKKIMADEKLAEMALADPKRVKRVLANRQSAARSKERKMRYIVELEQKVQILQTEATTLSAQVTLLQRDSAGVATQNNELRFRLQAMEQQAQLRDALNEALTGEVQRLKIATAELGVGDSCSSNGMAQQNQMFQLQQQQQQQATPIPFYQLQQQQQQNGAANNHES, from the exons ATGGAGCGCGTTGGCGAGGCCCGCGCGGCCGCGctgatgcagcagcagcagcagctgcagGTGCAGGTGCAGCAGGGGATGTCGCCATTGCAGATGGCGGCGACGTTCGGCGCCGAGCATCCCGCGCCGGCGGCCACGGCCAAGCCGAGGGCAGCAGGGCTGCCGCCGACGCCGCCTACCTCCTTCAACGGGCAGCGCGGCGACGTGTGCATGGAGGACTCCTCCTCGCGCaagtcgccggcgccggcggcgcccCCGGCGCACCGCCGCTCCCGCAGCGACGTGCCGTTCGCGGGCTACTTCCCGCCCTCGTCGTCGCAGCAGCACCAGCTGCTGCCGCAGCCCAAGACGGAGGCCGGCGGCTGGGGCAACGACGGCGACGACCTCTTCAACTCCTACCTCAACCTCGACAACCTCGACGCGCTCAACTCCTCGCCCGACAGCCGCGGGAGCAGCGCCAAGGCCTGCAGCAGCGAGAACGACGACTCCGAGGAGTGCGCCGCCGCCGGGATCCGCGGCTGGGCCGACGGCGCGGGCGTCAAGAGGAACGCAGCCGGGGAGCCGGCGGCCGGGCGGCACGCCAGGAGCCTGTCCATGGACAGCCTCATGGGGAGGCTCaacttctccggcgccggcggggcGTCGAACGGCGGGGGCGGCGCCGGGACCATGTTCAGCCTCGAGTTCGGCAGCGGCGAGTTCACCCCTGCCGAGATGAAGAAGATCATGGCCGACGAGAAGCTCGCCGAGATGGCGCTCGCCGACCCAAAGCGCGTCAAGAG GGTGCTGGCCAACAGGCAGTCGGCGGCGCGGTCCAAGGAGCGCAAGATGCGCTACATCGTGGAGCTGGAGCAGAAGGTGCAGATCCTGCAGACGGAGGCCACCACGCTGTCCGCGCAGGTCACGCTCCTCCAG CGCGACTCAGCCGGGGTGGCGACGCAGAACAACGAGCTGAGGTTCCGGCTGCAGGCCATGGAGCAGCAGGCGCAGCTCCGCGACG CTCTGAACGAGGCACTGACCGGTGAAGTCCAGCGCCTGAAGATCGCGACGGCGGAGCTCGGCGTCGGCGACTCCTGCTCCTCCAACGGCATGGCTCAGCAGAACCAGATGTTCCAGCTCcaacagcaacaacagcagcaggCTACACCCATACCGTTCTACCAactgcagcagcaacaacagcagaATGGCGCAGCAAACAACCATGAATCATGA
- the LOC127297252 gene encoding uncharacterized protein isoform X2 gives MLATPTMASKVQSPVSCTGPSPAKPTPPTPGSADEMRAVARKFADQPLQNPEPGVWAVLTAISQNARHRPEGMNILLSADEHILGRTVENPRFRISALAVSGKHCRIYRDTALEELRRDEPVPVYFKDTSTNGTYVNWKKFTKKSPPVKLNHGDIISFSSAPHIEASYAFVYREVNAVSCVGNGTTALKRKSGEIGSENKRLKGLGIGSSDGPVSLDDVRRLEKSNAELREQLEAHVVTIETLRTERKIAEAEHEKELKEIKETTSSSYLDQTKSLQLALEEKQKQLDSFSTSNTELQNSVKDLNERLSASKQSRSDADEIINSQKTNICELEEQLSDERNMRIEERDKAAEDLKSAVHKVQAEAEDKMKKQTEVYLKQQREQKEFITKLQEAEKETRLLVETLRSKLEDSRESLVISEKKVRELETQLQDEQLVSANNQKKSDNLETELRKLKKELEHEKAAREEAWAKVSSLELEVAATMRDLELEKRRYQGARERVILRETQLRAFYSTTEEISSLFAKQQEQLKAMQRTLEDEENYESTLMGLDLNEVPLANVTSDDARVKPVDYVKDSVEASGENTQASGHSSSDEDADMTEQQDGGTRVEGGTQDLECTTPERSVEKLGYDSHGDRAATATEQVPTDTEQFPETESQAGIAGCNDQNSINSVMAGDTMQLEDDVQVQENEESNLIPKDGGQPLVNEEQQSLTLKDGIGQCSEEKREGDCSESKREDTQTGTIRTADLLASELAGSWAVDTGPSVNGENESPCSSGGDPRGEQDDDVGERAAADALTSLVNSDGHSAGSQTNVADRRVINHMIGLLNPEKKLPGSGAGDDDSTSDDDDETQEGSETGDDSEAMVEDSVG, from the exons ATGTTGGCGACGCCGACGATGGCGTCCAAGGTCCAGTCGCCCGTCTCCTGCACGGGGCCGTCGCCGGCCAAGCCCACGCCGCCCACGCCGGGGTCCGCCGACGAGATGCGCGCCGTGGCGCGCAAGTTCGCCGACCAGCCGCTCCAGAACCCGGAGCCCGGCGTCTGGGCCGTCCTCACGGCCATCTCCCAGAACGCCCGCCACCGCCCCGAG GGGATGAACATCCTGTTGAGTGCCGACGAGCACATCCTAGGCCGCACAGTCGAGAACCCCCGCTTTAGGATTTCTGCTCTGGCAGTCAGTGGGAAGCATTGCAGGATATATAGGGACACTGCGCTGGAGGAGCTGAGACGCGACGAGCCTGTGCCTGTTTACTTCAAGGACACAAG CACGAATGGCACATACGTCAACTGGAAAAAGTTCACCAAAAAATCACCTCCGGTCAAGCTTAATCATGGGGACATCATATCATTTTCCTCAGCTCCTCATATCG AGGCCTCGTATGCATTCGTCTATCGCGAAGTTAATGCAGTCAGTTGCGTAGGGAATGGTACTACCGCTCTTAAAAGAAAGTCAG GGGAGATTGGTTCTGAAAACAAGAGGCTGAAGGGTCTTGGCATCGGTTCTTCTGATGGTCCTGTTTCACTAGATGATGTTCGAAGACTAGAAAAATCTAATGCT GAGCTCAGGGAACAACTTGAGGCACATGTTGTCACAATTGAGACATTAAGAACTGAAAGAAAAATAGCTGAAGCGGAGCATGAAAAG GAACTGAAAGAGATCAAAGAAACTACATCATCTTCTTATCTCGACCAGACTAAATCTCTTCAGTTAGCACTAGAGGAGAAACAAAAACAACTAGATTCTTTTAGTACATCAAATACAGAGTTACAGAACTCCGTAAAAGATCTGAATGAGAGGCTTAGTGCATCTAAACAATCACGTTCTGATGCTGATGAGATAATTAACAG CCAGAAGACAAATATATGCGAGCTTGAGGAACAACTAAGCGATGAGAGAAACATGAGAATAGAGGAGCGTGATAAGGCTGCAGAGGACCTTAAATCTGCAGTGCATAAAGTACAAGCAGAGGCTGAAGACAAAATGAAGAAACAGACTGAGGTTTACCTTAAACAGCAAAGGGAACAGAAAGAGTTCATTACCAAGCTTCAG GAAGCAGAAAAGGAGACACGTTTACTCGTGGAAACGTTAAGGTCCAAGCTG GAAGACTCTCGTGAAAGCCTCGTAATATCTGAGAAGAAAGTGCGAGAGCTGGAAACTCAACTCCAGGATGAGCAGCTTGTATCTGCTAACAATCAAAAG AAATCTGATAATCTGGAAACCGAACTGAGGAAACTCAAGAAAGAGCTTGAACATGAGAAG GCTGCTCGGGAAGAAGCGTGGGCAAAGGTTTCatcacttgagcttgaagtagctgCTACAATGAGAGATCTGGAACTTGAAAAGCGTAGATATCAAGGGGCCAGAGAAAGAGTTATTTTACG AGAGACCCAACTGCGTGCTTTCTATTCAACTACGGAAGAGATCTCTTCTCTATTTGCAAAACAGCAGGAACAGCTTAAAGCTATGCAGAGAACTTTAGAGGATGAAGAGAATTACGAGAGCACATTGATGGGTCTTGATCTTAATGAAGTACCACTAGCAAATGTGACCTCTGATGATGCCCGTGTAAAGCCAGTAGACTACGTAAAAGATTCAGTGGAAGCTTCTGGTGAGAATACCCAGGCAAGTGGACATAGTTCTAGTGATGAAGATGCTGACATGACCGAGCAGCAGGATGGTGGTACCAGAGTTGAAGGGGGCACTCAAGACCTAGAGTGCACTACTCCTGAAAGGTCAGTGGAGAAACTAGGGTATGATTCCCATGGTGATCGTGCTGCTACAGCTACTGAGCAAGTGCCGACTGATACCGAGCAATTTCCGGAGACAGAAAGCCAAGCCGGTATTGCTGGCTGCAATGATCAAAATTCCATCAACAGCGTTATGGCAGGAGATACTATGCAGCTAGAGGATGACGTGCAGGTACAAGAAAACGAGGAATCTAACTTGATCCCCAAAGATGGAGGGCAGCCATTAGTAAACGAGGAACAACAATCTTTAACCCTCAAAGATGGCATTGGCCAGTGTTCTGAAGAAAAACGTGAGGGCGACTGCTCTGAGAGCAAACGTGAGGACACACAAACTGGAACTATTCGCACAGCTGATCTGCTGGCCTCAGAACTTGCCGGTAGCTGGGCAGTGGATACAGGACCATCCGTCAATGGGGAGAATGAATCTCCGTGCAGCTCAGGTGGTGATCCCCGTGGAGAACAGGATGATGACGTAGGAGAACGAGCAGCTGCTGATGCTTTGACCAGTTTGGTGAACTCTGATGGCCATTCAGCTGGTAGCCAGACTAATGTTGCTGATCGGCGTGTTATTAATCATATGATTGGACTTCTTAATCCTGAAAAGAAGCTCCCAGGAAGTGGCGCAGGAGATGATGATTCAacgtctgatgatgatgatgagactCAGGAAGGCAGCGAGACAGGGGATGACAGTGAAGCCATGGTTGAGGATTCTGTTGGGTAG